From Drosophila virilis strain 15010-1051.87 chromosome X, Dvir_AGI_RSII-ME, whole genome shotgun sequence, the proteins below share one genomic window:
- the C901 gene encoding delta-like protein 4 isoform X1: protein MYINIVTKQSRYIEMPSSHGLGALVLLMATTMGSGEALRRNFDARQTNVNSNIPLWKQRACEKTQKYKMNSHYTCDEKGDVKCLPGWQGDLCQVPMCRRGCDPMNGYCQRPGECRCRIGYTGEQCDKCIPLPGCQHGTCNKPFECICKPGWDGLFCTEPSCRSGCHSTRGYCEAPGECRCRIGWAGRSCSECATMPGCQHGTCNKPLECNCQPGYTGLLCQTALCASDCSKQHGYCRKPGECRCKVGWTGAQCDKCFPYPGCVNGDCEAPWECNCRPGWGGMLCDEKLSYCLDNPDTCANDGKCISLSREDGSYRCQCRQGYLGKNCEILDEFLLTSVAPPRITPPPLDDSSSQLELATKLPTLGLGETTAEPTTTARTTAMGEGLALGLGLVAQPAATRVASHNATNEALSGIADADEATTTSRSAYSTTSSPLTQAEANATSGAPSPAPAGPQLSAHEQLTAATTTTTTAPVKADEGDEDEDEEDEDEDEDEDEEEDDEEDGDDYDDEDDDNDQIIPNII, encoded by the exons atgtatattaatatcGTAACTAAGCAAA GCAGATATATAGAAATGCCATCATCGCACGGATTGGGTGCCCTGGTGCTGCTGATGGCCACCACGATGGGCAGCGGCGAGGCGCTGAGACGAAACTTTGATGCCCGCCAGACGAACGTCAACTCGAACATTCCGCTCTGGAAGCAACGC GCCTGCGAAAAGACGCAAAAGTACAAGATGAACTCGCACTACACCTGCGACGAAAAGGGCGACGTGAAatgcctgcctggctggcaGGGCGATCTCTGCCAGGTGCCCATGTGCCGGCGGGGCTGCGATCCCATGAATG GCTATTGCCAGCGTCCCGGCGAGTGCCGCTGCCGGATCGGCTACACCGGGGAGCAGTGCGACAAGTGCATACCGCTGCCGGGCTGCCAGCACGGCACGTGCAACAAGCCGTTCGAGTGCATCTGCAAGCCCGGCTGGGACGGCCTCTTCTGCACGGAAC CCAGCTGCCGCAGCGGCTGCCACAGTACGCGGGGCTACTGCGAGGCGCCGGGTGAGTGTCGCTGCCGGATCGGCTGGGCGggccgcagctgcagcgaaTGCGCCACAATGCCGGGCTGCCAGCACGGCACCTGCAACAAGCCGCTCGAGTGCAACTGCCAGCCGGGCTATACGGGCCTGCTCTGCCAGACAG CGCTCTGCGCCTCCGACTGCAGCAAGCAGCATGGCTATTGCCGCAAGCCTGGCGAGTGTCG CTGCAAGGTGGGCTGGACGGGCGCGCAGTGCGACAAGTGCTTTCCCTATCCCGGCTGCGTCAACGGCGACTGCGAGGCGCCCTGGGAGTGCAACTGCCGGCCCGGCTGGGGCGGCATGCTCTGCGATGAGA AGCTGAGCTACTGCCTCGACAATCCGGACACCTGTGCAAATGATGGCAAATGCATCTCGCTGAGCCGCGAGGATGGCAGCTACCGCTGCCAGTGCCGGCAGGGCTACCTGGGCAAGAACTGTGAGATATTGGACGAGTTTCTGCTCACCTCTGTGGCGCCACCGCGCATTACGCCGCCGCCGCTTgatgacagcagcagccaattGGAGCTGGCAACAAAGTTGCCAACACTGGGATTAGGCGAGACCACAGCTgaaccaacaacaacggccAGGACAACAGCAATGGGCGAGGGACTGGCATTAGGACTGGGTTTGGTCGCACAGCCCGCTGCCACACGCGTTGCCAGCCACAATGCGACTAATGAAGCGTTAAGCGGCATTGCAGATGCTGACGAGGCGACAACAACGAGCCGTTCCGCGTACTCAACAACATCCTCACCACTAACACAAGCTGAGGCTAATGCAACAAGTGGTGCGCCATCTCCAGCTCCAGCAGGGCCACAGCTCAGTGCACACGAGCAGCTGAcggcggcgacgacgacgacgacaacggcgCCCGTCAAAGCTGATGAGGGGGACGAGGATGAGGACGAGGAGgatgaggacgaggacgaggatgAAGATGAGGAGGAGGACGACGAGGAGGATGGCGACGATTACgatgatgaggatgatgaCAACGATCAAATCATACCAAATATTATTTGA
- the vex gene encoding cyclin-dependent kinase 11B isoform X2 produces MMTRTRQILQAVQNGGKHCPSLLQKRACQGYRCHGHRDKKILREMALLLPAALSRSHHANNSSDLHHNLRTRYRDSYKHNRDHEYCVEFEVIKASKACHKLPPYNLMLEGDRITVRCDLEALVQDAATATAGGKQGSRGAAATTTTTTRKTPMAQPYSMDDGDDADRLDSSSSSSSSNNEDDNEDDEEETSEEDDAQNMLEPEAEPEPEPETEVGSNESHEYKHQRQLHRARSATSKRSAAPILPPALQQKQREEEEQQQLLLSYHCRGEGLSGRTTRWSALPAPSCRGKWLRLTIGPPKKCNHAQFIFV; encoded by the exons ATGATGACGCGGACGCGCCAAATCCTGCAGGCGGTCCAAAACGGCGGCAAGCACTGCCCCTCGCTGCTCCAGAAGCGCGCCTGCCAGGGCTATCGCTGTCACGGCCATCGCGATAAGAAGATTTTGCGCG AGATGGCCCTGCTGCTGCCCGCCGCCCTCTCCCGCAGCCACCATgcgaacaacagcagcgacctGCACCACAATCTGCGCACGCGCTACCGCGACTCCTACAAGCACAATCGGGATCATGA ATACTGCGTAGAGTTCGAGGTAATCAAGGCTTCGAAGGCCTGCCACAAGCTGCCGCCCTACAATCTAATGCTAGAAG GCGATCGCATTACGGTTCGCTGTGACCTCGAGGCGCTCGTCCAGgatgcagcaacagctaccGCAGGTGGCAAGCAGGGCAGCCGTGGAGCAGCTGCAACCACGACGACTACAACACGCAAGACTCCAATGGCTCAGCCCTATTCGATGGACGATGGCGACGACGCAGACCGGCTggacagcagcagtagcagcagcagcagcaacaacgaggATGACAACGAGGACGACGAGGAGGAAACTAGTGAGGAGGACGATGCCCAGAACATGCTCGAGCCTGAAGCTGAACCGGAACCGGAACCGGAAACGGAAGTGGGCAGCAATGAAAGCCACGAATACAAGCACCAGCGCCAGTTGCATCGTGCACGCTCCGCGACTTCCAAACGAAGCGCCGCTCCAATCTTGCCGCCAGCGCTCCAGCAGAAGCAGcgggaggaggaggagcagcaacagctgctgctgagctATCATTGCCGTGGCGAGGGGCTGTCGGGGCGCACGACGCGCTGGAGCGCGCTGCCGGCGCCGTCGTGTCGCGGCAAATGGCTGCGTCTGACCATCGGTCCGCCCAAGAAATGCAACCATGCGCAGTTCATCTTCGTCTAA
- the C901 gene encoding delta-like protein B isoform X2, translated as MPSSHGLGALVLLMATTMGSGEALRRNFDARQTNVNSNIPLWKQRACEKTQKYKMNSHYTCDEKGDVKCLPGWQGDLCQVPMCRRGCDPMNGYCQRPGECRCRIGYTGEQCDKCIPLPGCQHGTCNKPFECICKPGWDGLFCTEPSCRSGCHSTRGYCEAPGECRCRIGWAGRSCSECATMPGCQHGTCNKPLECNCQPGYTGLLCQTALCASDCSKQHGYCRKPGECRCKVGWTGAQCDKCFPYPGCVNGDCEAPWECNCRPGWGGMLCDEKLSYCLDNPDTCANDGKCISLSREDGSYRCQCRQGYLGKNCEILDEFLLTSVAPPRITPPPLDDSSSQLELATKLPTLGLGETTAEPTTTARTTAMGEGLALGLGLVAQPAATRVASHNATNEALSGIADADEATTTSRSAYSTTSSPLTQAEANATSGAPSPAPAGPQLSAHEQLTAATTTTTTAPVKADEGDEDEDEEDEDEDEDEDEEEDDEEDGDDYDDEDDDNDQIIPNII; from the exons ATGCCATCATCGCACGGATTGGGTGCCCTGGTGCTGCTGATGGCCACCACGATGGGCAGCGGCGAGGCGCTGAGACGAAACTTTGATGCCCGCCAGACGAACGTCAACTCGAACATTCCGCTCTGGAAGCAACGC GCCTGCGAAAAGACGCAAAAGTACAAGATGAACTCGCACTACACCTGCGACGAAAAGGGCGACGTGAAatgcctgcctggctggcaGGGCGATCTCTGCCAGGTGCCCATGTGCCGGCGGGGCTGCGATCCCATGAATG GCTATTGCCAGCGTCCCGGCGAGTGCCGCTGCCGGATCGGCTACACCGGGGAGCAGTGCGACAAGTGCATACCGCTGCCGGGCTGCCAGCACGGCACGTGCAACAAGCCGTTCGAGTGCATCTGCAAGCCCGGCTGGGACGGCCTCTTCTGCACGGAAC CCAGCTGCCGCAGCGGCTGCCACAGTACGCGGGGCTACTGCGAGGCGCCGGGTGAGTGTCGCTGCCGGATCGGCTGGGCGggccgcagctgcagcgaaTGCGCCACAATGCCGGGCTGCCAGCACGGCACCTGCAACAAGCCGCTCGAGTGCAACTGCCAGCCGGGCTATACGGGCCTGCTCTGCCAGACAG CGCTCTGCGCCTCCGACTGCAGCAAGCAGCATGGCTATTGCCGCAAGCCTGGCGAGTGTCG CTGCAAGGTGGGCTGGACGGGCGCGCAGTGCGACAAGTGCTTTCCCTATCCCGGCTGCGTCAACGGCGACTGCGAGGCGCCCTGGGAGTGCAACTGCCGGCCCGGCTGGGGCGGCATGCTCTGCGATGAGA AGCTGAGCTACTGCCTCGACAATCCGGACACCTGTGCAAATGATGGCAAATGCATCTCGCTGAGCCGCGAGGATGGCAGCTACCGCTGCCAGTGCCGGCAGGGCTACCTGGGCAAGAACTGTGAGATATTGGACGAGTTTCTGCTCACCTCTGTGGCGCCACCGCGCATTACGCCGCCGCCGCTTgatgacagcagcagccaattGGAGCTGGCAACAAAGTTGCCAACACTGGGATTAGGCGAGACCACAGCTgaaccaacaacaacggccAGGACAACAGCAATGGGCGAGGGACTGGCATTAGGACTGGGTTTGGTCGCACAGCCCGCTGCCACACGCGTTGCCAGCCACAATGCGACTAATGAAGCGTTAAGCGGCATTGCAGATGCTGACGAGGCGACAACAACGAGCCGTTCCGCGTACTCAACAACATCCTCACCACTAACACAAGCTGAGGCTAATGCAACAAGTGGTGCGCCATCTCCAGCTCCAGCAGGGCCACAGCTCAGTGCACACGAGCAGCTGAcggcggcgacgacgacgacgacaacggcgCCCGTCAAAGCTGATGAGGGGGACGAGGATGAGGACGAGGAGgatgaggacgaggacgaggatgAAGATGAGGAGGAGGACGACGAGGAGGATGGCGACGATTACgatgatgaggatgatgaCAACGATCAAATCATACCAAATATTATTTGA